A genome region from Microbacterium terricola includes the following:
- a CDS encoding alpha/beta hydrolase family protein: MVVPRRAAMTGASPLTIAAVRTALMVLSTALAGVLAAIGLASLVAARRVVTPAGRVPDTRILDLDTAAQTITLTRTADTGLPGRYALFTTGTSQYLKLGSVLAEDAGSVKRKLLTHVAPTARLGADAAFSGWYYDSADELQLPYTDVAVQTPLGPAPAWVFPAPDGGDVWVVQVHGRGTTRAECLRAVPLFHALGVTSLLVSYRNDGEAPASRTGTYTLGATEWRDVEAAIEYARSHGARRVLLMGWSMGGAVALQTALQSRHGDLIAGVVLESPVIDWRVVLDYQAKLAKLPQAVSDLAIGALGAEWATPLTRGAIPFDRLDVVARAAELQHPILILHSDDDGFVPSDASHALAQARPDLVDLRVFDTARHAKLWNYDQERWSSSIRDWVQAIGITDARAGADS; this comes from the coding sequence ATGGTCGTCCCCAGGCGCGCCGCGATGACCGGCGCCTCACCTCTCACGATCGCCGCAGTCCGCACGGCTCTGATGGTGCTCAGCACCGCCCTCGCCGGCGTGCTCGCCGCGATCGGGCTGGCGAGCCTCGTGGCGGCACGGCGCGTCGTCACCCCTGCCGGCCGGGTGCCGGACACCCGCATCCTCGATCTCGACACCGCGGCGCAGACGATCACGCTCACGCGCACGGCCGACACGGGCCTGCCGGGCCGCTACGCCCTGTTCACGACGGGCACCTCGCAGTATCTGAAGCTCGGGTCGGTCCTCGCCGAGGATGCCGGGAGCGTCAAGCGCAAGCTGCTCACCCACGTCGCCCCCACCGCCCGGCTCGGCGCAGACGCCGCCTTCAGCGGCTGGTACTACGACAGCGCGGACGAGCTCCAGCTGCCGTACACCGACGTCGCCGTGCAGACGCCACTCGGACCTGCGCCGGCGTGGGTGTTCCCAGCGCCCGACGGAGGCGATGTCTGGGTGGTGCAGGTGCACGGCCGTGGCACCACGCGGGCGGAGTGCCTGCGCGCCGTGCCGCTGTTCCACGCGCTCGGTGTCACCTCGCTGCTGGTCTCATACCGCAACGACGGTGAGGCTCCCGCGAGCCGCACGGGCACCTACACGCTCGGCGCCACCGAATGGCGCGATGTCGAAGCCGCCATCGAGTACGCCCGCTCGCACGGGGCCCGCCGGGTCCTGCTGATGGGCTGGTCGATGGGCGGCGCTGTGGCTCTGCAGACGGCTCTGCAGTCGCGTCACGGCGATCTCATCGCCGGCGTCGTCCTGGAGTCGCCGGTGATCGACTGGCGGGTCGTGCTGGACTACCAGGCGAAGCTGGCCAAGCTGCCGCAGGCAGTGTCGGACCTCGCGATCGGCGCGCTCGGCGCGGAGTGGGCGACCCCCCTCACCCGCGGCGCGATCCCGTTCGACCGGCTCGATGTGGTCGCCAGGGCGGCGGAGCTGCAGCATCCGATCCTCATCCTGCACAGCGACGACGACGGCTTCGTGCCCTCGGACGCCTCGCACGCGCTGGCGCAGGCGCGACCCGATCTGGTCGACCTGCGCGTGTTCGACACCGCGCGTCACGCGAAGCTGTGGAACTACGACCAGGAGCGGTGGAGCAGCAGCATCCGGGACTGGGTTCAGGCGATCGGCATCACGGACGCACGCGCAGGCGCAGATAGCTGA
- a CDS encoding DUF3000 domain-containing protein encodes MAENPPAAPSAFAQAAAAVRATEFRSDFVVREIPAPTGLAPEALALAGDVRPEEDGVDSPYGTGRLVLLHDEDEPSPWDGAWRIVCFAQAPLETDIGIDPLLADVAWSWLVDALDSRGADYRAASGTATKTLSKGFGTLAEEGDGAQIELRASWSPTGDLTVHIEAWAELVCMLAGLPPGSEGISVLGSSRKGSRG; translated from the coding sequence GTGGCTGAGAATCCTCCCGCGGCGCCGTCCGCGTTCGCGCAGGCGGCTGCCGCCGTGCGGGCCACCGAATTCCGATCCGACTTCGTCGTTCGCGAGATCCCGGCCCCGACCGGTCTCGCTCCGGAGGCGCTGGCGCTCGCAGGCGACGTGCGCCCCGAAGAGGACGGGGTGGACTCCCCGTACGGCACCGGTCGACTCGTGCTGCTGCACGATGAGGACGAGCCGAGCCCGTGGGATGGGGCATGGCGGATCGTCTGTTTCGCGCAGGCACCGCTCGAGACCGACATCGGCATCGATCCGCTCCTCGCCGATGTCGCTTGGTCCTGGCTCGTCGACGCCCTCGACTCGCGCGGCGCCGACTACCGCGCCGCGTCCGGCACGGCGACCAAGACGCTGTCGAAGGGCTTCGGCACGCTCGCCGAGGAGGGCGATGGAGCACAGATCGAGCTGCGTGCCTCCTGGAGCCCGACGGGCGATCTGACGGTGCACATCGAGGCATGGGCTGAGCTCGTCTGCATGCTCGCGGGCCTCCCGCCCGGGTCGGAGGGGATCTCCGTTCTCGGATCGTCGCGCAAGGGGTCTCGTGGCTGA
- a CDS encoding ribonuclease D has protein sequence MAEYVVLADAVALAEAADALAAGHGPVAVDVERASGFRYSQRAYLIQVFRRGAGVFLFDPPPIGDFTALQRAIGDVEWVLHAASQDLPSLRELDLVPPTIFDTELAARLLGHERVGLGAVVEDTLGITLAKAHSASDWSTRPLPQSWLEYAALDVEHLIDVRDALAAELDEQGKTAFAAEEFDAVLNRLPKPAREDPWRRLSGLHVVRGRKSLAVARSLWLAREEYAQQQDISPGRLVPDRSLVAAVLADPKSKQELAAMRDFTGRASRTQLDRWWSAIERGRAETNLPPERVSGGDTLPPPRAWSDRNPEADARLKAARPAVETAAQELGMPTENLLTPEMLRRVAWAPPAPLDAASVGDALLALGARPWQIAQTAQVIVDAFVHSVQPPSDAPETAS, from the coding sequence GTGGCTGAATACGTCGTACTCGCGGATGCTGTCGCTCTCGCCGAAGCCGCGGACGCACTGGCCGCGGGCCACGGACCCGTCGCCGTCGATGTCGAGCGGGCCTCCGGCTTCCGCTACTCGCAGCGCGCCTACCTGATCCAGGTGTTCCGGCGCGGCGCCGGCGTCTTCCTCTTCGACCCGCCGCCGATCGGCGACTTCACCGCCCTGCAGCGGGCCATCGGCGATGTGGAGTGGGTGCTGCACGCCGCCAGCCAGGACCTGCCGTCGCTGCGCGAGCTCGATCTCGTGCCGCCGACGATCTTCGACACGGAGCTCGCCGCGCGACTGCTCGGGCACGAGCGCGTCGGTCTCGGCGCGGTCGTCGAGGACACGCTGGGGATCACGCTCGCGAAGGCCCACTCGGCGTCGGACTGGTCGACCAGGCCGCTGCCGCAGTCGTGGCTCGAGTACGCCGCTCTCGACGTCGAGCACCTCATCGACGTGCGCGACGCGCTGGCAGCCGAACTCGACGAGCAGGGCAAGACCGCGTTCGCCGCGGAGGAGTTCGACGCGGTGCTGAACCGGCTCCCCAAGCCCGCACGGGAAGACCCCTGGCGCCGACTCAGCGGTCTGCACGTGGTGCGCGGGCGCAAGTCGCTGGCGGTCGCGAGATCGCTGTGGCTCGCCCGCGAGGAGTACGCGCAGCAGCAGGACATCTCGCCCGGTCGGCTCGTGCCCGACCGCTCGCTGGTCGCCGCAGTCCTCGCCGACCCGAAGAGCAAGCAGGAGCTCGCGGCGATGCGGGACTTCACGGGACGCGCGAGCCGCACCCAGCTCGACCGCTGGTGGTCGGCCATCGAGCGAGGTCGCGCCGAGACCAACCTCCCGCCCGAGCGGGTCTCCGGCGGCGACACCCTGCCGCCGCCGCGCGCCTGGTCGGATCGCAACCCCGAGGCCGACGCGCGGCTGAAGGCCGCTCGACCCGCCGTCGAGACGGCGGCGCAGGAGCTCGGGATGCCGACCGAGAACCTCCTTACGCCTGAGATGCTGCGGCGCGTCGCGTGGGCTCCGCCCGCACCGCTCGATGCCGCATCCGTCGGCGACGCGCTGCTCGCGCTCGGTGCGCGCCCCTGGCAGATTGCGCAAACCGCACAGGTGATCGTCGATGCCTTTGTGCATTCCGTGCAACCGCCGTCGGACGCCCCTGAAACCGCTTCGTAG
- a CDS encoding thiolase family protein has protein sequence MAELSDVYFVDGMRTPFGRAGEKGMYWNTRADDLAVKATIGLMERNPGVPAERIDDVAIAATSQTGDQGLTLGRSVAILAGLPQTVPGFAVERMCAGAMTSVTTMAGSIGVGMYDVALAGGVEHMGHHPIGSNADPNPRFVAEKMVDPGALNMGVTAERIFDRFPHLTKERSDRFGMLSQHKVQAAYDAGKIQPDLVPVAVKGADGAWGLATEDEGRRPQTTMDDLAALKTPFRPHGRVTAGTSSPLTDGATMSLLAGGGAVKEFGLAPKMRLVSFAFAGVQPEIMGIGPIPSTEKALKKAGLTIDDIGLFELNEAFAIQVISLLDHFGIADDDPRVNQWGGAIAVGHPLAASGVRLMIQLAAQFAERPDVRYGLTAMCVGLGQGGSVIWENPFFDGKKKK, from the coding sequence GTGGCCGAGCTTTCGGATGTCTACTTCGTCGATGGAATGCGCACCCCCTTCGGGCGCGCCGGCGAAAAAGGCATGTACTGGAACACCCGAGCCGATGACCTCGCCGTGAAGGCGACCATCGGGCTGATGGAGCGGAACCCCGGCGTGCCGGCGGAGCGCATCGACGATGTCGCGATCGCGGCGACGTCGCAGACCGGCGACCAGGGGCTCACCCTCGGGCGCTCGGTGGCGATCCTCGCCGGCCTCCCGCAGACCGTGCCCGGCTTCGCCGTGGAGCGGATGTGCGCGGGCGCGATGACGAGCGTGACCACCATGGCCGGATCGATCGGGGTCGGCATGTACGACGTCGCCCTCGCCGGCGGCGTCGAGCACATGGGACACCACCCGATCGGCAGCAACGCAGACCCGAACCCGCGGTTCGTCGCAGAGAAGATGGTCGACCCGGGCGCGCTGAACATGGGTGTCACGGCCGAGCGCATCTTCGACCGCTTCCCGCACCTCACCAAGGAGCGCTCCGACCGCTTCGGCATGCTGAGCCAGCACAAGGTGCAGGCCGCGTACGACGCCGGCAAGATCCAGCCCGATCTCGTCCCGGTCGCCGTGAAGGGCGCCGACGGCGCGTGGGGTCTGGCCACCGAGGACGAGGGCCGCCGCCCTCAGACCACGATGGATGACCTCGCCGCGCTGAAGACCCCTTTCCGCCCGCACGGGCGCGTGACCGCAGGCACCTCCTCCCCCCTGACCGACGGCGCGACCATGTCGCTGCTCGCCGGCGGCGGCGCGGTCAAGGAGTTCGGGCTCGCCCCGAAGATGCGTCTCGTCTCGTTCGCGTTCGCGGGTGTCCAGCCCGAGATCATGGGCATCGGTCCGATCCCGTCCACCGAGAAGGCCCTGAAGAAGGCCGGTCTCACCATCGACGACATCGGCCTGTTCGAGCTCAACGAGGCTTTCGCCATCCAGGTGATCTCGCTGCTCGACCACTTCGGCATCGCCGACGACGACCCGCGTGTGAACCAGTGGGGCGGCGCGATCGCCGTCGGCCACCCGCTCGCCGCGTCCGGCGTGCGCCTCATGATCCAGCTCGCCGCCCAGTTCGCCGAGCGCCCTGACGTCCGCTACGGCCTCACCGCCATGTGCGTGGGCCTCGGACAGGGCGGCTCGGTCATCTGGGAGAACCCGTTCTTCGACGGCAAGAAGAAGAAGTAA
- a CDS encoding 3-hydroxyacyl-CoA dehydrogenase NAD-binding domain-containing protein yields MTNYEQIDFSPILAMTDGEVITHSPVRDIRLASGKVLALVTLDNGRDHTRPNTLGPATLQELGATLDALKVRAAAGEIHAVAVTGKQYILAAGADLSDITKVGSKDNAKLVAQFGHHVLGKLSELGVPSFAFINGLALGGGLEIALNSSYRTVDASAAAIALPEVFLGIIPGWGGAYLLPNLIGIENALEVVVSNPLKQNRMLKPQQAFDYGIVDAIFPAANYLEDSLRWADRVLTGATKVERRNEPGKIERLTKWPIAIKMARGMLESKIGTVPRSPYVALDLLDKAKSGTKAEGFAREDEALAELVTGDQFAASMYAFDLVQKRAKRPVGAPDKALAKKVTKVGIIGAGLMASQFALLFVRRLQVPVLITDLDQARVDKGLAYIHDEIAKLEAKGRLDGDAANKLRGLIRGTTDKAEYADCDFVIEAVFEEVGVKQAVFGEIEQIIAEDAILATNTSSLSVEEIGAKLKNPERLVGFHFFNPVAVMPLIEIVKTPHTADAALSTAFVVAKGLGKNAVLTADAPGFVVNRLLAKVMGEAARAVYEGTPVADVEKAFAPLGLPMGPFQLIDLVGWKVAAHVQDTMVRAFPDRFYANENFHALAELDGVVEKDKGGRVTGFTKAAEKVLKGHVGSTPASAATILGRVQDGLAQEIKLMLDEDVVPEVEDIDLCLILGAGWPFIDGGASPYLDREGASERVFGATFHEPPIRGIAG; encoded by the coding sequence ATGACGAACTACGAACAGATCGACTTCTCCCCCATCCTCGCGATGACCGACGGCGAGGTGATCACGCACTCCCCCGTGCGCGACATCCGTCTCGCCTCCGGCAAGGTGCTCGCACTGGTGACGCTCGACAACGGGCGCGACCACACCCGGCCCAACACGCTCGGGCCGGCCACGCTCCAGGAGCTCGGCGCCACGCTCGACGCGCTGAAGGTGCGCGCCGCTGCCGGTGAGATCCACGCGGTGGCCGTGACCGGCAAGCAGTACATCCTCGCGGCCGGCGCCGACCTCAGCGACATCACCAAGGTCGGCTCGAAGGACAACGCCAAGCTGGTCGCCCAGTTCGGTCACCACGTGCTCGGCAAGCTGAGCGAGCTCGGCGTCCCGTCGTTCGCGTTCATCAACGGGCTGGCGCTCGGCGGCGGACTCGAGATCGCACTGAACTCGAGCTACCGCACCGTGGATGCGTCGGCCGCAGCGATCGCCCTCCCCGAGGTCTTCCTCGGGATCATCCCCGGCTGGGGCGGCGCGTACCTGCTGCCGAACCTCATCGGGATCGAGAACGCGCTCGAGGTGGTCGTCTCCAACCCGCTCAAGCAGAACCGGATGCTGAAGCCCCAGCAGGCGTTCGACTACGGGATCGTCGACGCGATCTTCCCCGCAGCGAACTACCTCGAGGATTCGCTCCGGTGGGCGGATCGGGTCCTGACCGGCGCGACCAAGGTCGAGCGCCGGAACGAGCCGGGCAAGATCGAGCGCCTCACCAAATGGCCCATCGCGATCAAGATGGCCCGCGGGATGCTCGAATCGAAGATCGGCACCGTGCCCCGGTCCCCCTACGTCGCGCTCGACCTGCTCGACAAGGCGAAGAGCGGCACCAAGGCGGAGGGATTCGCCCGTGAGGACGAGGCTCTCGCCGAGCTCGTCACGGGAGACCAGTTCGCCGCATCCATGTACGCCTTCGATCTCGTCCAGAAGCGCGCCAAGCGTCCGGTCGGGGCACCTGACAAGGCGCTGGCGAAGAAGGTCACGAAGGTCGGCATCATCGGCGCCGGGCTCATGGCCAGCCAGTTCGCCCTGCTGTTCGTGCGCAGGCTGCAGGTGCCGGTGCTGATCACCGACCTCGACCAGGCGCGCGTCGACAAGGGCCTCGCCTACATCCACGACGAGATCGCCAAGCTCGAGGCCAAGGGACGCCTCGACGGCGACGCGGCCAACAAGCTGCGCGGTCTGATCCGCGGCACCACCGACAAGGCGGAGTACGCGGACTGCGACTTCGTCATCGAAGCCGTCTTCGAAGAGGTCGGCGTCAAGCAGGCGGTCTTCGGCGAGATCGAGCAGATCATCGCGGAGGACGCGATCCTCGCAACAAACACCTCGTCGCTGTCGGTCGAGGAGATCGGCGCGAAGCTGAAGAACCCCGAGCGCCTCGTGGGCTTCCACTTCTTCAACCCGGTGGCCGTCATGCCGCTGATCGAGATCGTGAAGACGCCGCACACGGCGGACGCCGCGCTGTCGACGGCCTTCGTGGTCGCGAAGGGCCTCGGCAAGAACGCGGTCCTCACCGCGGATGCGCCCGGCTTCGTGGTCAACCGTCTTCTGGCCAAGGTCATGGGCGAGGCCGCGCGAGCGGTCTACGAAGGCACGCCGGTCGCTGATGTCGAGAAGGCGTTCGCGCCCCTCGGTCTGCCGATGGGCCCGTTCCAGCTCATCGACCTCGTCGGCTGGAAGGTCGCCGCGCACGTGCAGGACACGATGGTGCGGGCTTTCCCCGACCGCTTCTACGCGAACGAGAACTTCCACGCGCTGGCGGAGCTCGACGGCGTCGTGGAGAAGGACAAGGGCGGACGCGTCACCGGCTTCACGAAGGCGGCGGAGAAGGTGCTCAAGGGTCACGTCGGTTCGACGCCGGCGTCTGCCGCGACCATCCTCGGCCGGGTCCAGGACGGTCTCGCGCAGGAGATCAAGCTGATGCTGGATGAGGATGTCGTGCCCGAGGTCGAGGACATCGACCTGTGCCTGATCCTCGGCGCCGGCTGGCCGTTCATCGACGGCGGCGCATCGCCCTACCTCGACCGCGAGGGCGCGTCGGAGCGCGTGTTCGGCGCCACGTTCCACGAGCCGCCCATCCGCGGCATCGCGGGCTGA
- a CDS encoding HNH endonuclease signature motif containing protein — protein sequence MSAVPAQPAPEGPVPEGPVGPVPGVSAAGAAERGRVVSRRVEQFVDEFVALRRQRARVEAAEIRLLARVGTLVAEVAGTGRATVGEMARRSLVAELACAVRMSEWTVTRLLTEATDLCARFGPVVDAVERGEISRQHAAVIHDAGDRIDDHTDRAAYIRAALDRAVGVTPGRLGPVVRVLAERFLHRTLAERHADAAGTRRVDVSDLADGMAALTLIAEAALVHGIEARLTDQARALRNDSTDTTSDTDSDGDAADRAHTSGDGTADADPRTMDQLRADIVTDLLLTGTPDRAVAGDGIGGIRATVQVTIPVLTMTGAGTEPCLLAGHGPISPDTARILAAQSPVWERVFTDPATGQILAVDRYRPTAAITRFLQVRDEHCRFPGCRRRAHRCDIDHTHDYATGGKTTVCNLAHLCKRHHTLKHAAPWTVQQIAAGVLVWTSPSGRKHTDRPEPQVRFVPDEPLLTRRRYLDTPWLTPPDQYADAIDF from the coding sequence ATGTCTGCTGTTCCTGCTCAGCCCGCCCCGGAGGGGCCGGTGCCCGAAGGCCCGGTGGGGCCGGTGCCCGGGGTGTCTGCGGCGGGGGCGGCGGAGCGTGGTCGGGTGGTGTCGCGGCGGGTGGAGCAGTTCGTGGACGAGTTCGTTGCGCTGCGGCGGCAGCGGGCCCGGGTGGAGGCTGCGGAGATCCGGCTGCTCGCCCGGGTCGGGACGCTGGTCGCGGAGGTCGCGGGGACCGGGAGGGCCACGGTCGGGGAGATGGCCCGCCGGTCCCTGGTCGCGGAGCTCGCGTGTGCGGTGCGGATGAGTGAGTGGACGGTGACCCGGCTGCTGACCGAGGCGACGGACCTGTGCGCCCGGTTCGGGCCGGTGGTGGACGCGGTGGAGCGGGGCGAGATCTCCCGGCAGCATGCGGCGGTGATCCACGACGCCGGCGACCGGATCGACGACCATACCGACCGCGCCGCGTACATCCGGGCGGCTCTGGATCGGGCGGTCGGGGTCACGCCGGGCCGGCTGGGCCCGGTGGTGCGGGTGCTCGCGGAACGGTTCCTGCACCGGACCCTCGCGGAACGGCATGCGGATGCGGCCGGGACGCGGCGGGTGGACGTGTCGGACCTTGCCGACGGGATGGCCGCGCTCACCCTGATCGCCGAAGCCGCCCTCGTGCACGGCATCGAAGCCCGCCTCACCGACCAGGCCCGCGCCCTCCGCAACGACAGCACCGACACGACATCCGACACAGATTCAGACGGCGATGCAGCCGACCGAGCCCACACCTCTGGCGACGGGACTGCCGACGCGGACCCGCGCACCATGGATCAGCTCCGTGCCGACATCGTCACCGACCTGCTGCTGACCGGCACGCCCGACCGGGCGGTCGCCGGTGACGGGATCGGGGGGATCCGCGCGACCGTGCAGGTCACGATCCCGGTGCTCACGATGACCGGGGCGGGCACGGAGCCGTGCCTGCTCGCCGGGCACGGACCCATCTCCCCCGACACCGCCCGCATCCTCGCCGCCCAGTCGCCCGTGTGGGAGCGGGTGTTCACCGACCCTGCTACCGGACAGATCCTCGCGGTGGACCGGTACCGGCCCACCGCCGCGATCACCCGGTTCCTGCAGGTCCGTGACGAGCACTGCCGGTTCCCCGGCTGCCGACGCCGCGCGCACCGCTGCGACATCGACCACACCCACGATTACGCCACCGGCGGCAAGACCACCGTCTGCAACCTCGCCCACCTCTGCAAACGGCACCACACCCTGAAACACGCCGCACCCTGGACCGTGCAGCAGATCGCCGCCGGAGTGCTCGTGTGGACCAGCCCCTCCGGCCGAAAACACACCGACCGGCCCGAACCCCAGGTCAGATTCGTTCCAGACGAACCACTCCTCACCCGCCGCCGATACCTCGACACACCCTGGCTCACCCCACCCGACCAATACGCCGACGCCATCGACTTCTGA
- a CDS encoding TetR/AcrR family transcriptional regulator: MFSASEVPSTKSERTRALLRGIALTSFRERGYDATTIRQIAAEAGVSVGTTNYHFASKNQLVQELYLDVQQGHRSAAEPLLAASDDLIERLGIVYRTGLEQLEPYHPHAGELLSAAVSPRSAINPLSVQSAPALEVVEGLFQEAVSGATHRLPSEFVDALPRALVLAHLLLALFWVYDSSPGQERTQALLSRGLRLLKLALPLTRVPVLRAPLRELLEMVGEVRA, from the coding sequence ATGTTCAGCGCATCCGAGGTCCCGTCGACGAAGAGCGAGCGCACGCGCGCGCTGCTGCGCGGCATCGCCCTCACCTCGTTCCGCGAGCGTGGCTACGACGCGACGACGATCAGGCAGATCGCCGCCGAGGCCGGAGTCTCGGTCGGCACGACCAACTACCACTTCGCATCGAAGAACCAGCTCGTCCAGGAGCTCTACCTCGACGTGCAGCAAGGCCATCGGAGCGCCGCCGAGCCGCTGCTGGCAGCATCCGACGATCTCATCGAGCGCCTCGGCATCGTCTACCGCACCGGGCTCGAGCAGCTCGAGCCCTACCACCCGCATGCGGGTGAGTTACTCTCCGCCGCGGTCTCGCCGCGTTCGGCGATCAACCCGCTGTCGGTGCAGTCCGCGCCGGCTCTCGAGGTCGTCGAGGGGCTCTTCCAGGAGGCCGTCAGCGGGGCGACGCACCGGCTGCCGTCCGAGTTCGTCGACGCGCTCCCCCGCGCGCTCGTGCTCGCCCACCTGCTGCTCGCCCTGTTCTGGGTGTACGACTCGTCACCCGGTCAGGAGCGCACCCAGGCGCTGCTGAGCCGAGGGCTCCGGCTGCTGAAGCTCGCCCTCCCGCTCACGCGCGTGCCCGTGCTGCGCGCACCGCTGCGGGAGCTGCTCGAGATGGTCGGCGAGGTGCGAGCCTGA
- the dxs gene encoding 1-deoxy-D-xylulose-5-phosphate synthase, with protein sequence MGLLEEIGGPRDLDALSTEQLEQLAQEIRDFLVENVARTGGHLGPNLGVVELTIALHRVFDSPNDPVIFDTGHQSYVHKLLTGRQDFSKLRDRDGLAGYPQRSESVHDVVESSHASSSLSWADGVSRALTRTGRRDRHVVAVVGDGALTGGMTWEALNNISDDNDRNLVIIVNDNGRSYAPTIGGMARYLNRVRTTDSYRTLREGSSSFFGKFGPAGRAVYRGVRGGTHGFLSRFTNNAALYSNLDIKYLGPVDGHDLGTMIETLQLAKDYGAPVIVHTITEKGRGYAPALMDEADQFHAVGRIDPVSGESLSTSAALGWTDVFSDELRAIGEERADIIGVTAAMLRPTGLLEFAQRFPDRVYDVGIAEQHAVASAAGLAFGGLHPVVAIYATFMNRAFDQVLMDVGLHKAGVTFVLDRAGVTGPDGPSHHGIWDLAMLQLVPHIRIAVPRDEVRLREELREAVAVEDAPTVIRYPKGAVSPELPAVERLADGVDVLRRADTEDVLLVGIGPMAHLAMEVADRLRAQGIGATVVDPRWVVPVQPSIVELAASHRLVITIEDGIRVGGVGTRVRQVLREAGVDTAVDELGLPDEFIAHASREQILADAGLTAGKIAQDVVAQVLGTRIPVARPATAELPLSAWERGRAEA encoded by the coding sequence ATGGGCCTTCTGGAGGAGATCGGCGGTCCTCGCGACCTCGACGCCCTCTCCACGGAGCAGCTCGAGCAGCTCGCTCAGGAGATACGCGACTTCCTCGTGGAGAACGTCGCCCGCACCGGCGGGCACCTGGGTCCGAACCTCGGCGTCGTCGAGTTGACGATCGCCCTGCACCGCGTGTTCGACTCGCCGAACGACCCCGTCATCTTCGACACGGGACACCAGTCGTACGTGCACAAGCTGCTGACCGGGCGGCAGGACTTCTCCAAGCTGCGCGACCGCGACGGCCTCGCCGGCTATCCGCAGCGCTCCGAGAGCGTGCACGACGTGGTGGAGTCCTCCCACGCCTCCAGCTCGCTCAGCTGGGCCGACGGCGTCTCGCGCGCCCTCACCCGCACCGGCCGACGGGACCGGCACGTCGTCGCGGTCGTGGGCGACGGCGCCCTCACCGGCGGCATGACGTGGGAGGCGCTCAACAACATCTCCGACGACAACGACCGCAACCTCGTCATCATCGTGAACGACAACGGCCGCTCGTACGCTCCGACGATCGGCGGCATGGCACGCTACCTCAACCGTGTGCGCACGACCGACTCGTACCGCACGCTGCGCGAGGGCTCGTCGTCGTTCTTCGGCAAGTTCGGCCCGGCCGGCCGTGCGGTCTACCGCGGCGTCCGCGGCGGCACGCACGGCTTCCTGTCGCGCTTCACGAACAACGCGGCGCTGTATTCCAATCTCGACATCAAGTACCTCGGCCCCGTCGACGGCCACGATCTCGGCACGATGATCGAGACACTGCAGCTCGCCAAGGACTACGGCGCGCCGGTCATCGTGCACACGATCACCGAGAAGGGCCGCGGCTACGCGCCTGCGCTCATGGACGAGGCCGACCAGTTCCACGCCGTGGGACGCATCGATCCGGTCTCGGGGGAGTCGCTCAGCACGTCGGCCGCACTCGGCTGGACCGACGTGTTCTCCGACGAGCTCCGCGCGATCGGCGAGGAGCGCGCGGACATCATCGGGGTGACCGCGGCGATGCTGCGCCCCACCGGTCTGCTCGAGTTCGCGCAGCGGTTCCCCGATCGTGTGTACGACGTCGGCATCGCCGAGCAGCACGCGGTCGCCTCGGCCGCCGGCCTCGCGTTCGGCGGTCTGCATCCGGTCGTCGCCATCTACGCGACCTTCATGAACCGCGCGTTCGATCAGGTGCTGATGGACGTCGGGCTGCACAAGGCCGGCGTCACCTTCGTGCTCGACCGCGCGGGCGTGACCGGGCCGGATGGCCCGAGTCATCACGGCATCTGGGACCTCGCGATGCTGCAGCTGGTGCCGCACATCCGGATCGCGGTTCCCCGCGACGAGGTCCGCCTGCGCGAGGAGCTGCGCGAGGCGGTGGCCGTCGAGGATGCACCGACCGTCATCCGCTATCCGAAGGGCGCCGTCAGCCCTGAGCTGCCCGCCGTGGAGCGCCTCGCGGACGGCGTTGACGTGCTCCGCCGCGCGGACACCGAGGACGTCCTGCTCGTCGGCATCGGCCCGATGGCGCATCTCGCGATGGAGGTCGCCGACCGGCTCCGTGCGCAGGGGATCGGCGCCACGGTCGTCGACCCGCGATGGGTCGTACCCGTGCAGCCCTCGATCGTCGAGCTGGCAGCATCCCACCGTCTGGTGATCACCATCGAGGACGGCATCCGCGTCGGCGGCGTCGGCACGCGCGTCCGTCAGGTGCTGCGCGAGGCCGGGGTCGACACGGCGGTCGATGAGCTGGGTCTGCCGGACGAGTTCATCGCGCACGCCTCGCGTGAGCAGATCCTTGCCGACGCCGGACTCACCGCCGGCAAGATCGCGCAGGATGTCGTGGCTCAGGTGCTCGGGACGCGCATCCCGGTCGCCCGCCCCGCGACGGCCGAGCTGCCGCTCAGCGCGTGGGAGCGCGGTCGAGCCGAGGCGTAG